Proteins found in one Colletes latitarsis isolate SP2378_abdomen chromosome 8, iyColLati1, whole genome shotgun sequence genomic segment:
- the LOC143345050 gene encoding uncharacterized protein LOC143345050 isoform X1, producing MTVTVFVSRAILFPREIMCFGRNISRLYHRHRKLCRVNSILLGKCLSPSFVIDTWAVQRTCHSNKSKVESFPGTLTKQQAKELALKLTSEEREHFSSALQECKSDEDKAGYQRQLAGFRWSTTLGKPTKIPSLGDVDATGKYCPVPDDWLMRKYVENVPGPTTKTLVLVAIANAIPFIGFGFLDNFIMIIAGDQIETILNKRFPVSTMAAAALGNTVSDIIGIGSVHYVEMFAHKIGFQAPKLTSIELNLPKTKRAANVGRVIGVTIGCFIGMTPIPIFSYLHDSD from the exons ATGACGGTTACAGTATTTGTTAGTCGGGCGATTTTATTCCCGCGGGAAATTATGTGTTTCGGTAGAAATATATCACGACTTTACCATCGCCATCGAAAACTATGTCGTGTGAACAGTATTCTGTTAGGAAAATGTTTGTCTCCCTCGTTCGTCATTGATACCTGGGCTGTACAAAGGACATGTCATAGCAATAAAAGTAAAGTAGAAAGTTTTCCCGGTACCTTaacgaagcagcaagctaaagaATTGGCCTTAAAGCTTACTTCGGAAGAACGAGAGCACTTTTCAAGTGCTCTTCAAGAATGTAAATCTGATGAAGATAAGGCTGGATATCAAC GTCAATTAGCAGGTTTCCGGTGGTCTACTACACTTGGAAAGCCTACCAAAATTCCATCCTTGGGAGATGTGGATGCCACAGGGAAATATTGTCCTGTACCAGATGATTGGCTTATGCGCAAGTATG TTGAAAATGTTCCAGGACCAACCACAAAAACTCTAGTATTAG TTGCAATTGCGAATGCAATTCCATTCATTGGCTTTGGTTTTCTTGACAACTTCATCATGATTATCGCT GGAGACCAGATTGaaacaatattaaataaaagattTCCAGTATCAACTATGGCAGCTGCAGCATTAGGAAACACAGTTTCTGATATAATAGGAATTGGATCTGTACATTATGTAGAAATGTTTGCTCATAAAATTGGATTTCAGGCACCAAAACTTACTTCCATAGAATTAAATCTGCCTAAAACGAAACGAGCTGCAAATGTG GGACGAGTTATTGGAGTTACAATCGGTTGTTTTATTGGAATGACACCTATTCCTATTTTTTCGTATCTTCATGATAGCGATTGA
- the LOC143345050 gene encoding uncharacterized protein LOC143345050 isoform X2 produces MTVTVFVSRAILFPREIMCFGRNISRLYHRHRKLCRVNSILLGKCLSPSFVIDTWAVQRTCHSNKSKVESFPGTLTKQQAKELALKLTSEEREHFSSALQECKSDEDKAGYQRQLAGFRWSTTLGKPTKIPSLGDVDATGKYCPVPDDWLMRKYGPTTKTLVLVAIANAIPFIGFGFLDNFIMIIAGDQIETILNKRFPVSTMAAAALGNTVSDIIGIGSVHYVEMFAHKIGFQAPKLTSIELNLPKTKRAANVGRVIGVTIGCFIGMTPIPIFSYLHDSD; encoded by the exons ATGACGGTTACAGTATTTGTTAGTCGGGCGATTTTATTCCCGCGGGAAATTATGTGTTTCGGTAGAAATATATCACGACTTTACCATCGCCATCGAAAACTATGTCGTGTGAACAGTATTCTGTTAGGAAAATGTTTGTCTCCCTCGTTCGTCATTGATACCTGGGCTGTACAAAGGACATGTCATAGCAATAAAAGTAAAGTAGAAAGTTTTCCCGGTACCTTaacgaagcagcaagctaaagaATTGGCCTTAAAGCTTACTTCGGAAGAACGAGAGCACTTTTCAAGTGCTCTTCAAGAATGTAAATCTGATGAAGATAAGGCTGGATATCAAC GTCAATTAGCAGGTTTCCGGTGGTCTACTACACTTGGAAAGCCTACCAAAATTCCATCCTTGGGAGATGTGGATGCCACAGGGAAATATTGTCCTGTACCAGATGATTGGCTTATGCGCAAGTATG GACCAACCACAAAAACTCTAGTATTAG TTGCAATTGCGAATGCAATTCCATTCATTGGCTTTGGTTTTCTTGACAACTTCATCATGATTATCGCT GGAGACCAGATTGaaacaatattaaataaaagattTCCAGTATCAACTATGGCAGCTGCAGCATTAGGAAACACAGTTTCTGATATAATAGGAATTGGATCTGTACATTATGTAGAAATGTTTGCTCATAAAATTGGATTTCAGGCACCAAAACTTACTTCCATAGAATTAAATCTGCCTAAAACGAAACGAGCTGCAAATGTG GGACGAGTTATTGGAGTTACAATCGGTTGTTTTATTGGAATGACACCTATTCCTATTTTTTCGTATCTTCATGATAGCGATTGA